In Burkholderia lata, the DNA window TCGGGACGAGATCGACGCACTGCTCGAACAGCAGCTCGTTCGCCTGGAAGGACTCGGATCGGGGCGCAAATACTGCGTGACCGAGACCGGCGACGCCGCGCTGCGATCCATCAAATACCGCTATTCGTAAAACCACACCGCTCGTGACCTGACCGCGCCGCCCGCATGCCGGGCCGCGCGGCCATTCCCGTTTCCCGCTCGCCGCAGCCTTCCTCAGCCTGCCTCAGCCGCCGCGCAGCGTCGGATCGACCGCCGCCCGCCAGCTGATGGCCTGTGCGCGCGCACCGTTGAAATACGCGATCCAGCCGGCACGCGTCGCCGCGTCAGGCGCCGCATAGTGCGTCGAAAGTTCGTTTACGAACGCACAATAGTTCGCTTCGGTCAGCCCGCGATACCGTTTCGCGACGTACGCGTCATACAGCGTCGAGTAGACCGGCTGCGCGTCCGCGCCCCAATCCCGTGCCGTGCCGCCGCACGACGTCTGCAGGTCGACGAACGACGGCGTGCGCCAGTTGCCGACGAGCGGCGGCATGCCGGCCGTGCATCCCGCCAGAAGGACGGCACACACGCCGGCCCACATCCCAATACGCATGATTCACCTCGTGAAACGGTCGATTCCGCCAGTATCGTCCGGGATCGCGCCGCGCGCTACTGGCCCCGCTTTATCGAACTTTACTTTTTCGATTTCGTTCGTTAAATTTCGAATTCGAACATTTTCTGTTCAACCATTTCCATCAGACGATAAGGACAGCAGGTGACCCAACCGAATCGCTACGATCTGCTCGTCGTCGGCGGCGGCATCAACGGCGCGGGCATCGCGCGCGATGCGGCCGGCCGCGGCCTGTCGGTCATGCTCTGCGAGCAGGACGATCTCGCGTCGCACACGTCGTCGTCCAGCACGAAGCTGATTCACGGCGGCCTGCGTTACCTCGAGTACAACGAGTTCGGGCTCGTGCGCAAGGCGCTGCAGGAGCGCGAAACGCTGCTGCGCGCGGCGCCGCACATCATGTGGCCGCTGCGCTTTGTCATGCCGCACATGCCGAACCTGCGTCCGGCCTGGCTGATCCGCATCGGCCTGTTCCTTTACGATCACCTCGCAAAACGCGAGCTGCTGCCCGGCTCGCGCGGCATCGACATGCGCCGCCATGCGGCCGGCGCGCCGCTGATCGATTCGATCAAGCGCGGCTTCGTGTATTCGGACGGCTGGGTCGACGACGCGCGCCTCGTCGTGCTGAACGCGATGGATGCGAAGGAGCGCGGCGCGGAGATCCTGACGCGCACGAAGCTGGTGTCCGCCGAACGCCGCGGCGACGAATGGGAAGCGCGGCTGCAGCACGCCGACGGTTCGATCCGCGTCGTGCATGCGCGCGCGATCGCGAACGCGGCCGGCCCGTGGGTCGGCGAAGTGCTGAAAGGCGCGCTCGGCCGCGGTGCGCACCACAGCGTGCGGCTCGTGAAGGGCAGCCACATCATCACGCGCCGCCTGTTCGATCACGACCACGCGTACATCTTCCAGAACCCGGACAAGCGGATCATCTTCGCGATTCCGTACGAACACGATTTCACGCTGATCGGCACGACCGACGTCGAATACACGAACGATCCCGCGAAGGTCGCGATCGATCGCGACGAGACACAGTACCTGTGCGATTCGATTAACCGCTACTTCAAGCGCAAGATCTCGCCGGCCGACGTGCACTGGACCTACTCGGGCGTGCGCCCGCTGCTGGAAGACGAAAACGCCGCGAACGCATCGGCCGTCACGCGCGACTACCGCCTCGAGCTGGACGACGGCGCGGGCGCCCCGCTGCTGTCGGTGTTCGGCGGCAAGATCACGACGTTCCGCAAGCTCGCGGAAGAAGCCGGCGACATGCTGTGCAGCGTGCTCGGCCGCGACGCGAAAACCTGGACGGCCGGCGTCGCGCTGCCGGGCGGCGACATCGCGAACGCGAAGTTCGACGCATTCGCCGATACGTTCGCCAAACGCCATGCGTGGCTGCCCGCTGCGCTCGCCCGCCGCTATGCACGTGCCTACGGCACGCGCGCGGAGCGCGTGATCGACGGCGCGAAGTCGCTCGCCGAGCTCGGCACCGAAGTCGCACCGGGCATCTACGACGCCGAACTGCGCTACCTGCGCGACGCCGAATGGGCGACCCGCGCGCAGGACGTGCTGTGGCGCCGCTCGAAGCTCGGCCTGCACGTGGCACCCGGCACACTCGACGCGGTGACCGCCGCGGTCGATGCGTGGTTCGCCGCCGCGCACGCGCCGCAGGCCTGATCCGAATGCAGTTGCAGTTGCCGTACCGACGTTGACTCACCGACGCGCCGCCCAACATGCGGCGCGCATCACAACTAAGCCAAATCCACGGATGGAGAT includes these proteins:
- the glpD gene encoding glycerol-3-phosphate dehydrogenase, producing MTQPNRYDLLVVGGGINGAGIARDAAGRGLSVMLCEQDDLASHTSSSSTKLIHGGLRYLEYNEFGLVRKALQERETLLRAAPHIMWPLRFVMPHMPNLRPAWLIRIGLFLYDHLAKRELLPGSRGIDMRRHAAGAPLIDSIKRGFVYSDGWVDDARLVVLNAMDAKERGAEILTRTKLVSAERRGDEWEARLQHADGSIRVVHARAIANAAGPWVGEVLKGALGRGAHHSVRLVKGSHIITRRLFDHDHAYIFQNPDKRIIFAIPYEHDFTLIGTTDVEYTNDPAKVAIDRDETQYLCDSINRYFKRKISPADVHWTYSGVRPLLEDENAANASAVTRDYRLELDDGAGAPLLSVFGGKITTFRKLAEEAGDMLCSVLGRDAKTWTAGVALPGGDIANAKFDAFADTFAKRHAWLPAALARRYARAYGTRAERVIDGAKSLAELGTEVAPGIYDAELRYLRDAEWATRAQDVLWRRSKLGLHVAPGTLDAVTAAVDAWFAAAHAPQA